Proteins encoded by one window of Bryobacteraceae bacterium:
- the gatB gene encoding Asp-tRNA(Asn)/Glu-tRNA(Gln) amidotransferase subunit GatB — protein sequence MSSAAMTPVSPEVLAKYETVIGLEVHVQLATRTKIFCGCPTSFGDPPNTNVCPVCLGLPGALPVLNKRVVELAAQGAFALNCSVRETSIFARKNYFYPDLPKGYQISQFDKPLGEHGWVDTVLPDGARKRVGVTRVHLEDDAGKSQHEGFRDSDRYSYIDLNRCGTPLIECVSEPDMRSPDEAHAYLTELKLLMQFCGVSTCDMEKGHLRCDANVSVRPWGQSELGTKVEIKNLNSFRFLKQALEYEVERQVGIVESGGRVIQETRLFNSDTGETSSMRSKEEAADYRYFPEPDLPPLHLGAAWLSEIRGAMPELPPVKRKRFVEEYGLREYDADVLTQSRETCDYFEVVVRESGDGRLAANWVMGDLAGALKMAGKEITESPVSAERLGELLKLIGSGELSGKLAKEIFAKMIDTGDSAAAIMDREGLRQITDTSAVDKIVDDVIAANPKQVEQYRSGKTAVIGFLVGQVMKASRGQANPQMANEMLRKKLG from the coding sequence CTGGCGAAGTACGAAACGGTGATCGGGCTCGAAGTCCACGTGCAGCTTGCGACGCGCACGAAGATCTTCTGCGGCTGCCCGACGTCTTTCGGCGATCCGCCCAACACCAACGTCTGCCCGGTTTGCCTTGGGCTTCCCGGCGCCCTTCCCGTGCTGAACAAGCGCGTAGTGGAACTGGCCGCGCAGGGCGCTTTCGCGTTAAATTGCAGCGTGCGAGAGACGTCGATTTTCGCACGAAAGAACTATTTCTACCCGGATCTGCCGAAGGGCTACCAGATCTCGCAGTTCGACAAGCCGCTTGGCGAGCACGGCTGGGTGGACACGGTGCTTCCCGACGGCGCCCGGAAGCGCGTGGGCGTGACGCGCGTGCATCTCGAGGACGACGCCGGCAAGAGCCAGCATGAGGGCTTCCGCGATTCGGACCGGTACAGTTACATCGACCTCAACCGCTGCGGCACGCCGCTGATCGAGTGCGTTTCCGAGCCCGACATGCGGTCGCCCGACGAGGCGCACGCCTATCTCACCGAGTTGAAGCTTCTGATGCAGTTCTGCGGCGTCTCGACGTGCGATATGGAAAAGGGCCATCTTCGGTGCGACGCCAACGTTTCGGTGCGGCCCTGGGGGCAGTCCGAACTCGGAACGAAGGTGGAGATCAAGAACCTGAACTCGTTCCGGTTCCTCAAGCAGGCGCTCGAGTACGAGGTGGAGCGGCAGGTGGGGATCGTTGAAAGCGGCGGGCGCGTGATTCAGGAGACGCGGCTGTTCAACTCCGACACCGGCGAGACCTCGAGCATGCGCAGCAAGGAAGAAGCCGCGGATTACCGCTACTTCCCCGAGCCGGATCTGCCGCCGCTGCACCTGGGAGCGGCGTGGCTCAGTGAGATCCGCGGCGCGATGCCGGAGCTGCCGCCGGTGAAGCGTAAGCGGTTCGTGGAGGAGTATGGGCTCCGCGAGTACGATGCCGACGTGCTGACGCAATCGCGCGAGACGTGCGACTACTTCGAAGTCGTGGTGCGCGAATCGGGCGACGGCCGGCTGGCGGCGAACTGGGTGATGGGCGACCTGGCCGGTGCGCTGAAGATGGCGGGTAAGGAGATCACCGAGTCCCCGGTCAGCGCGGAGCGGCTGGGTGAGCTGCTGAAGCTGATCGGGTCCGGGGAGCTGTCGGGGAAGCTCGCGAAGGAGATCTTCGCCAAGATGATCGACACGGGCGATTCGGCGGCGGCGATCATGGACCGCGAGGGCCTGCGGCAGATCACCGACACGAGCGCGGTGGACAAGATCGTGGACGACGTGATTGCCGCGAATCCGAAGCAGGTGGAGCAGTACCGGAGCGGAAAGACGGCGGTAATCGGGTTCCTGGTGGGCCAAGTGATGAAGGCGTCGCGCGGGCAGGCGAATCCGCAGATGGCGAACGAGATGTTGCGGAAGAAGCTGGGGTAA